The following are encoded together in the Nitrospirota bacterium genome:
- a CDS encoding aspartate-semialdehyde dehydrogenase, which produces MLRKKDKYVVAVVGATGAVGNEMIETLQMRNFPVDTLRLFASERSEGGTLKFKDKDITVERLKAGVFKGIDIALFSAGAERSKEFAPDAAAAGCVVVDNSSQWRMDPEVPLVVPEVNPHDLKKHKGIIANPNCSTIQMVVALKPIHDAVRIKRIVVSTYQAVSGTGKKAMDELLEQTSDLLKFKDVKISVYPHQIAFNCLPHIDVFLDNGYTKEEMKMVLETKKIMGDDTIAVTATTVRVPVFRGHSESINIETERKLSANEARALLSDAPGVILFDAPSKNVYPLAIDCVGKDAVYVGRVREDESIQNGINMWVVSDNLRKGAALNAVQIAEVLINTV; this is translated from the coding sequence ATGCTCAGGAAAAAAGACAAATACGTAGTGGCAGTAGTAGGTGCAACAGGCGCTGTTGGGAATGAAATGATAGAAACGCTTCAGATGAGAAATTTTCCGGTGGACACGCTAAGGCTCTTTGCCTCGGAACGCTCTGAGGGCGGAACACTTAAGTTTAAAGACAAAGACATAACAGTGGAACGTCTTAAGGCAGGTGTTTTTAAAGGAATAGACATAGCCTTGTTTTCGGCAGGAGCGGAAAGGAGTAAGGAGTTTGCTCCGGATGCGGCTGCTGCCGGCTGTGTTGTCGTTGATAATTCAAGTCAATGGCGGATGGACCCTGAGGTGCCCCTTGTAGTACCGGAGGTAAACCCCCATGATTTAAAAAAACACAAGGGAATCATCGCTAATCCCAACTGCTCCACCATTCAGATGGTAGTAGCACTGAAACCCATTCACGATGCCGTAAGAATTAAAAGAATCGTGGTCTCAACCTATCAGGCAGTCTCTGGCACCGGCAAAAAGGCTATGGATGAGCTCCTTGAGCAAACCAGCGATCTACTTAAATTTAAGGATGTAAAAATCTCCGTCTATCCGCACCAGATAGCGTTTAACTGTCTTCCTCATATAGACGTATTTCTGGACAATGGTTACACAAAAGAAGAGATGAAGATGGTACTTGAAACCAAAAAAATTATGGGTGATGACACCATAGCAGTAACGGCAACAACGGTTAGAGTTCCGGTTTTTAGAGGGCACTCAGAAAGCATAAACATAGAGACGGAACGGAAACTCTCTGCTAATGAAGCACGGGCACTGCTATCTGATGCCCCGGGAGTGATTCTCTTTGACGCACCGTCTAAAAACGTTTATCCTCTGGCCATAGACTGCGTCGGAAAAGATGCCGTGTATGTGGGCAGAGTGCGAGAAGATGAGTCCATTCAAAACGGCATAAACATGTGGGTAGTCTCCGATAACCTCAGAAAAGGTGCCGCCCTAAACGCCGTTCAAATAGCCGAAGTTCTGATTAATACCGTATAA
- a CDS encoding OsmC family protein — translation MSEEQDIQNVEREVDSYKSNVSTVFKATLNWDRDFIFVGRTQRGYEIEFDANVQWGAQPSEPFMMSLGACTATDCVMFLQKMKVEIVAFKVDITGVKAETPPQYFKGFDIMLNITAKNISEKKVQRAINLSVDKYCGIYHSLRKDVKLDIKYQINNVE, via the coding sequence ATGTCTGAGGAACAGGATATTCAAAACGTTGAGAGAGAGGTCGACAGCTATAAGTCTAATGTGTCAACAGTGTTTAAGGCCACGCTTAACTGGGACAGAGATTTCATATTTGTAGGACGCACTCAGCGCGGCTACGAAATAGAGTTTGATGCTAACGTTCAGTGGGGCGCTCAGCCATCTGAGCCGTTTATGATGAGCCTTGGAGCGTGTACTGCCACTGATTGCGTGATGTTTCTGCAGAAAATGAAGGTTGAAATTGTAGCATTTAAAGTTGACATAACAGGCGTTAAGGCTGAAACCCCGCCTCAGTATTTTAAAGGATTTGATATTATGTTAAACATTACGGCTAAAAACATATCTGAAAAGAAGGTGCAGCGAGCCATTAACCTCTCTGTTGATAAGTACTGTGGAATATATCATTCCCTTAGAAAAGATGTTAAGCTTGATATAAAGTATCAGATTAATAACGTGGAATAA
- a CDS encoding nucleotide pyrophosphohydrolase, with product MALSAEAAEIVEIFQWLTEDESRRLSDSKLNNLRQEIADVFIYLINLSDKFSIDLIKEAEDKLQLNRRKYPAHIVKGKADKYTEYDTFRGEGV from the coding sequence ATGGCACTTAGTGCCGAGGCGGCGGAGATTGTTGAGATTTTTCAGTGGCTTACGGAGGATGAAAGCCGGAGACTCTCTGATAGCAAACTTAACAACCTGCGGCAGGAAATAGCCGATGTGTTTATTTATCTGATTAACCTCTCTGATAAGTTTTCAATTGATTTAATCAAAGAGGCAGAGGATAAACTGCAACTTAACCGCAGAAAATATCCGGCACATATTGTCAAAGGCAAAGCCGATAAATATACCGAGTACGACACTTTTAGGGGTGAGGGTGTTTAA
- a CDS encoding type II toxin-antitoxin system CcdA family antitoxin, giving the protein MIPTSVTLPENLINESKQYSDNFSQFVSNALVEYLKKQKIEKALESFGKWQDRGVDSSDIVNELRKDRDLRHYPDGNVIVPF; this is encoded by the coding sequence ATGATACCTACATCTGTCACCTTACCTGAGAACCTGATAAACGAGTCAAAACAATATTCAGATAATTTTAGTCAATTTGTATCAAATGCCTTAGTTGAATATTTAAAAAAACAGAAAATAGAAAAAGCACTGGAGTCATTTGGGAAATGGCAAGACAGAGGTGTTGATAGCAGCGATATTGTAAACGAACTTAGAAAAGACAGGGATTTAAGACATTATCCGGATGGTAATGTCATTGTACCCTTTTAG
- a CDS encoding DUF2491 family protein produces MRLITWNKLLFNKLLFKSANFIWEGAAIFRHIYEKNKQKPAGFLRKKPRRIDVNLPLGIRINGMVRFDESKFVINSDVLKAQSPGGGIHTVAAGEKFMIGSLKIYRFYLEENETKQQSVLQIPVSNDEMEGMVLFRIIEEIYPQDEEEWDFWLNEETGCIGNKDFRIREEDGSDTLYYRIWGDDERYVKPIFFRSVISTDSYGLTGMKTENIGMIYGREITETLQEYLFIVYEKLLDDDGHTEEAKIILMAGIDIGLAEIDVLV; encoded by the coding sequence ATCAGATTAATAACGTGGAATAAGCTTCTTTTCAATAAGCTTCTTTTCAAGTCAGCTAATTTTATATGGGAGGGTGCTGCAATATTTAGACATATATACGAAAAAAACAAACAAAAACCAGCCGGATTTCTACGAAAGAAGCCCCGGCGTATTGATGTAAACCTTCCTCTGGGAATACGAATAAATGGTATGGTTCGATTCGATGAGTCAAAATTTGTAATAAACTCTGACGTTTTAAAAGCACAATCCCCCGGCGGTGGAATTCACACTGTGGCCGCAGGAGAGAAGTTTATGATTGGCAGTCTGAAAATATACCGTTTCTATCTTGAGGAAAATGAAACTAAACAGCAGTCTGTCTTGCAAATCCCCGTATCAAATGATGAGATGGAGGGAATGGTGCTCTTTAGAATCATAGAGGAAATATACCCGCAGGATGAGGAGGAATGGGATTTCTGGCTAAATGAGGAAACAGGTTGCATTGGCAACAAGGATTTTAGAATCAGGGAGGAGGATGGCTCTGACACGTTGTACTATAGAATATGGGGAGATGACGAGAGATACGTTAAACCGATATTTTTCAGAAGTGTTATATCAACCGATTCGTATGGGCTAACCGGTATGAAAACAGAAAACATTGGGATGATCTATGGCAGAGAAATAACTGAAACACTGCAGGAATATCTGTTTATAGTTTATGAAAAACTGCTCGATGATGACGGACACACCGAGGAGGCAAAAATCATTCTCATGGCAGGCATTGACATAGGGCTTGCTGAAATAGACGTGTTGGTATAA
- a CDS encoding ATP-dependent RecD-like DNA helicase, with product MSTEAKTKDSGQLQGQVERLTFYSDDNAYAILKLKVLGVRELITVCGTMPGVLPGESIHVNGSWQTHPKYGRQFNAASFKSIMPATVDGIEKYLGSGMIKGIGPSYAKRLVEAFGKHTLDIIENDIESLRRIEGIGDKRLEQIKTAWDEQREIRSVMLFLQSYGVSTAYAAKIYKRYGNDSVQIVSENPYRLAMEIWGIGFVIADKIAAKLGVEKNSPIRAEAGVLFVLKELTDAGNVCFPFDSFIDECVKVLEIPKENVALAVSVQADTDSLVVEDSIEGKTGVNSSVVYLNKYYTAELGITKMIAKLKSAPVTLNDFDGVEAIDWVQKELHIKLAKAQQEAVKSSFAEKVLIITGGPGTGKTTIINSILRVYKRLGLKISLCAPTGRASKRMSEVTRSEAKTIHRMLDFSPKEGAFKRNEKNPLIADLLVVDEASMVDTMLMYQLLRALPVGITLILVGDVDQLPSVGAGTVLKDIIESKIVHTVMLNEIFRQSQTSLIVTNAHKINKGEGPILVRDLDKAGGFYFLEEKDPEKILAIILHLNKTILPERFDLDTHNDIQILTAMNKGLLGTTNLNAELQNALNPEAAELQRMGKTLRVGDKVMQIVNNYDKEVFNGDIGRINDINEELQELKINFYGRLVTYDYKELDEVYLAYAISIHKSQGSEYPAVIIPIHTQHYIMLQRNLIYTAVTRGKRVVVLVGTKQALYMAVNNDKERKRYSRLKQRLVQVSSLDIPEAMFSYKKQ from the coding sequence ATGTCAACAGAGGCAAAGACAAAAGACTCCGGGCAGCTTCAGGGTCAGGTGGAGCGGCTGACGTTTTACAGTGATGACAACGCCTATGCCATATTAAAGCTCAAGGTGTTAGGAGTACGGGAGTTGATAACAGTTTGCGGCACGATGCCGGGGGTTCTCCCAGGTGAGAGTATTCACGTAAACGGCTCATGGCAAACCCACCCAAAGTACGGACGGCAATTTAACGCAGCTTCATTTAAATCAATAATGCCTGCCACCGTGGATGGTATTGAAAAATATCTGGGCTCGGGCATGATTAAGGGTATTGGTCCCTCGTATGCCAAACGTTTGGTTGAAGCATTTGGTAAACATACGCTGGATATAATAGAAAACGATATAGAGAGTCTGCGGCGTATTGAAGGGATAGGGGATAAGCGGCTTGAGCAGATAAAAACCGCGTGGGATGAACAACGTGAAATACGGAGCGTGATGTTGTTCCTTCAAAGCTACGGAGTAAGCACAGCGTATGCCGCTAAAATTTACAAGCGCTACGGAAACGACTCTGTTCAGATTGTGTCTGAAAACCCATACCGTCTTGCAATGGAGATATGGGGTATAGGGTTTGTAATAGCTGACAAAATTGCCGCTAAACTGGGCGTGGAGAAAAACTCTCCAATACGGGCAGAAGCTGGAGTTTTGTTTGTTTTAAAGGAGTTGACTGATGCAGGCAATGTCTGCTTTCCTTTTGACTCCTTTATAGATGAATGTGTCAAGGTGCTTGAAATACCAAAAGAAAACGTGGCTCTTGCAGTGTCGGTTCAGGCAGACACCGATAGTCTGGTTGTAGAGGATTCCATTGAGGGTAAAACCGGGGTTAACTCATCTGTGGTGTATCTTAACAAATATTACACGGCTGAGCTTGGCATAACAAAAATGATAGCAAAACTAAAATCTGCTCCTGTGACACTGAATGATTTTGATGGAGTTGAGGCAATAGACTGGGTACAAAAGGAGCTTCACATAAAGCTGGCAAAGGCACAACAAGAGGCGGTTAAAAGCTCATTTGCCGAAAAGGTGTTGATAATAACCGGAGGCCCCGGCACCGGTAAAACCACAATAATCAATTCAATACTACGGGTGTATAAACGTCTTGGGCTTAAGATATCACTGTGTGCACCAACCGGACGCGCATCAAAACGGATGTCTGAGGTGACACGCTCAGAGGCTAAGACAATTCACAGAATGCTTGACTTTAGCCCTAAGGAGGGCGCTTTTAAGAGAAACGAGAAGAACCCGCTTATTGCCGATTTACTTGTTGTTGATGAGGCCTCTATGGTGGACACAATGCTGATGTATCAGCTTTTGCGGGCATTACCTGTGGGGATAACGCTCATTCTTGTAGGGGATGTGGATCAGTTGCCATCGGTAGGGGCAGGCACAGTGCTAAAGGATATTATAGAGTCCAAAATTGTACACACAGTGATGCTTAACGAAATATTCCGGCAGTCTCAGACAAGCCTCATAGTGACAAACGCCCATAAGATAAACAAAGGTGAGGGACCAATTCTGGTCAGAGACCTCGACAAAGCTGGCGGTTTCTATTTCCTTGAGGAAAAGGATCCGGAAAAAATACTTGCAATCATACTGCACCTGAATAAGACGATTTTACCAGAGCGTTTTGATCTCGATACTCACAATGATATACAGATACTGACGGCAATGAACAAAGGACTTCTGGGAACCACAAACCTTAATGCCGAACTTCAAAACGCACTAAATCCTGAGGCCGCTGAACTACAGCGCATGGGCAAGACCCTTAGAGTGGGTGATAAGGTGATGCAAATAGTGAATAACTACGACAAAGAGGTATTTAACGGAGACATTGGCAGAATTAACGATATAAACGAAGAGCTTCAGGAGTTGAAAATCAATTTCTATGGCCGCCTCGTTACGTATGACTATAAGGAACTGGATGAGGTGTATTTAGCTTATGCTATTTCAATTCATAAATCACAAGGGAGCGAGTATCCTGCAGTTATAATTCCCATACACACGCAGCATTACATAATGCTTCAGCGAAATCTGATATACACGGCAGTAACCAGAGGCAAGCGCGTGGTGGTTTTAGTGGGTACAAAACAGGCTCTTTATATGGCAGTAAATAACGACAAAGAAAGAAAGCGATATAGCCGCCTTAAACAACGCCTTGTACAAGTCTCATCGTTGGATATTCCGGAGGCGATGTTTTCATATAAGAAGCAGTAA
- a CDS encoding tetratricopeptide repeat protein: MIDARDGELSLKEAGMYVNSGYAYARRFQHDKALTEFAKALEIDPENIDAHYNTGTSLSAKGNYDKALAYLNKTLEMNPEDADAYFNRGVTYGKKGDYFHAAADFTKAIEIDPNDADAYYVRGYCHFNMGDRQGAKADQVKAAQLGLKLAQDYLKSIGMKW; this comes from the coding sequence GTGATTGATGCAAGGGATGGAGAACTTAGCCTAAAAGAGGCTGGAATGTATGTAAACAGTGGTTATGCTTATGCAAGAAGATTCCAACATGATAAAGCACTCACAGAGTTTGCCAAAGCTCTGGAAATAGACCCTGAAAACATTGATGCACATTACAACACAGGAACCTCGCTCTCTGCAAAGGGAAATTATGATAAGGCACTCGCATATCTTAATAAAACCTTAGAGATGAACCCTGAGGATGCCGATGCGTACTTTAACCGTGGAGTTACGTATGGTAAAAAGGGAGATTATTTCCATGCTGCCGCAGATTTTACAAAAGCTATTGAGATAGACCCTAATGACGCCGATGCGTATTATGTGCGCGGATATTGCCACTTCAACATGGGAGACCGTCAAGGGGCTAAGGCAGACCAGGTAAAGGCAGCACAGCTTGGACTTAAACTTGCTCAGGATTATTTAAAAAGTATTGGAATGAAGTGGTAA
- a CDS encoding PAS domain-containing protein, with amino-acid sequence MTAGKRLSLRILTICTIMAVSSGLFDLIATFVIKNPLYDSNFKVYILTYAFIAFTLIGACITVIFIYRDYRKKKRFLEEIKLFSEIVYHGSFEDRVYFEDYPDLAEVYQFINNITKNLKRKSEQTEEERSQLDAILESIPDALLIIDNRDGVVYLNDRAREMFDYKSTPVSRTLIEIIRSFNLNVMLENVKRFDKSESGEIFLEHPGEKYLMVRMSPFYKKNDLSGVVVLFHDITELKKLETMRKDFVANVSHEIRTPVTAIKGFAETLIEGALTDKKNAVRFLNSIVFHSERLNRLVEDLLTISSIELGVIRINKQAINLIEVVDTVVETLRAKGLEKSLNIKTAFTSSNISLVADRDKVVQVLINLIDNAIKFTQSGTIEIGVNEDTFRFCLYVKDTGVGIPKKSLTRIGERFYRVDPSRSRELGGTGLGLAIVKHIVRAHDWELKFESAEGAGTTVKILIPKSEIRIDVNP; translated from the coding sequence ATGACAGCCGGTAAAAGGCTTTCTCTGCGCATTTTAACCATCTGTACCATTATGGCTGTATCCTCAGGCCTGTTTGACCTGATTGCCACGTTTGTCATAAAAAACCCTCTTTATGACAGCAATTTCAAAGTGTATATTCTAACTTACGCATTTATAGCTTTTACGCTTATAGGGGCATGTATAACGGTAATTTTTATTTACAGGGACTACCGGAAAAAGAAACGTTTTCTTGAAGAGATCAAGTTATTTTCTGAAATTGTCTATCATGGGAGTTTTGAGGACAGAGTCTATTTTGAGGACTACCCTGATCTGGCGGAGGTGTATCAGTTTATAAACAATATAACAAAAAACCTGAAGAGAAAATCAGAACAGACCGAGGAGGAGCGCTCCCAACTGGATGCTATCCTGGAAAGCATTCCGGATGCTCTGTTGATTATAGACAATCGTGACGGTGTAGTTTATTTAAATGACAGGGCACGAGAGATGTTTGACTACAAGAGCACTCCGGTTTCCCGCACACTTATAGAGATAATAAGAAGTTTTAACTTAAATGTCATGCTTGAGAATGTTAAGAGGTTTGACAAAAGTGAATCAGGGGAAATATTCCTTGAGCATCCCGGGGAAAAATACCTTATGGTCAGGATGTCGCCATTCTACAAAAAAAATGATCTCTCCGGTGTGGTTGTTCTTTTCCATGATATTACTGAGCTAAAGAAACTTGAGACAATGAGAAAAGACTTTGTGGCAAACGTATCCCACGAGATAAGGACTCCTGTTACTGCCATAAAGGGATTTGCCGAAACACTTATCGAGGGCGCATTAACGGATAAAAAGAATGCCGTCAGGTTTTTAAACTCGATTGTTTTTCACAGTGAACGCCTAAACAGGCTGGTTGAGGACCTGCTTACCATCTCAAGTATAGAGTTAGGCGTTATACGAATAAACAAGCAAGCCATAAACCTTATAGAGGTTGTTGACACCGTGGTGGAAACTCTCAGGGCGAAGGGGTTAGAGAAATCCCTGAATATAAAAACAGCATTTACCAGCAGCAACATATCGCTTGTGGCAGACAGAGACAAAGTGGTGCAGGTTCTGATTAATCTCATAGACAACGCTATAAAGTTTACTCAAAGCGGCACTATAGAAATAGGCGTTAACGAGGATACCTTCAGGTTTTGCCTTTACGTTAAAGACACTGGGGTGGGAATCCCTAAAAAGAGTCTTACCCGTATTGGGGAAAGGTTTTACCGCGTTGATCCTTCACGGTCAAGAGAGCTTGGGGGAACCGGGCTTGGCCTTGCCATAGTCAAACACATTGTCCGTGCACACGACTGGGAATTAAAGTTTGAAAGTGCGGAGGGAGCGGGTACTACAGTTAAAATACTCATTCCAAAGTCTGAAATCCGTATAGATGTTAACCCATAA
- a CDS encoding macro domain-containing protein → MEKAVTGGTLRLIKGDITQRDTDAIVNAANSYLQHGGGVAAAIVRKGGVVIQAESDAIGYVPVGGAAMTSGGALPCKAVIHAVGPRMGEGDEDNKLKNAVLNSLKLASQKGFHSVSMPAISSGIFGFPKDRCAKILVTESLNFLNDNAGGSVNSVEFCIYDAETLQCFVSEFDRI, encoded by the coding sequence ATAGAAAAAGCTGTAACCGGCGGAACGCTCAGGCTAATTAAGGGTGATATAACTCAAAGGGACACCGACGCTATAGTAAACGCTGCTAACTCCTATCTTCAACACGGAGGCGGGGTGGCGGCGGCCATTGTGCGAAAAGGCGGGGTTGTGATTCAAGCAGAAAGTGACGCTATTGGATATGTGCCGGTTGGAGGGGCAGCTATGACTTCAGGCGGAGCGCTGCCCTGTAAAGCCGTTATTCATGCCGTAGGGCCCAGAATGGGAGAGGGTGATGAGGACAATAAACTCAAAAATGCCGTCCTTAACTCTTTAAAACTGGCCTCTCAAAAAGGGTTTCACAGCGTATCAATGCCTGCAATAAGCTCAGGCATTTTTGGTTTTCCAAAAGACCGGTGTGCAAAAATCCTTGTAACGGAGAGTCTTAACTTTCTTAATGATAACGCAGGGGGCAGTGTTAACTCTGTGGAGTTTTGTATATATGACGCTGAAACTCTACAATGTTTTGTAAGCGAATTTGACCGTATTTAA
- a CDS encoding HesA/MoeB/ThiF family protein, producing MGFSEQELARYKRQMMMDGWGEKTQEKLKNSVVFVAGAGGLGSPVAIYLAVAGIGHIRICDFDSPDWSNLNRQILHDHTRIGINKAESAKITLNKLNPDIEVTAFTDRISDNNVDELVGNSAIIVDCMDNFDTRYILNECAIRKQIPLVYGSIWGMDGRLSFIHYPETPCLMCLFPDPPPQETFPVLGTTPGVIGSLQALEAVKYLTGVGKLLKGKLLVWDGGACEFRTFKTHKDHTCVTCGGY from the coding sequence ATGGGATTTTCAGAGCAAGAGTTAGCCCGTTATAAAAGACAGATGATGATGGATGGCTGGGGTGAAAAGACTCAGGAAAAGCTTAAAAACTCCGTAGTGTTTGTAGCAGGAGCGGGAGGGCTTGGCTCTCCGGTTGCCATATATCTTGCTGTGGCAGGGATTGGCCACATCAGAATCTGTGACTTTGACTCCCCCGATTGGTCTAACCTAAACAGACAGATTCTTCATGACCACACAAGAATTGGCATAAACAAAGCCGAGTCGGCCAAAATTACCCTTAATAAACTAAATCCTGACATAGAGGTAACTGCCTTTACTGACAGAATAAGCGATAATAACGTTGATGAACTCGTTGGAAACTCAGCGATAATTGTTGACTGTATGGATAATTTTGATACGAGGTACATACTAAATGAGTGCGCGATAAGAAAACAAATTCCACTGGTCTATGGCAGCATATGGGGCATGGACGGCAGACTTTCCTTTATACACTATCCTGAGACACCGTGTCTGATGTGTCTATTTCCTGACCCTCCGCCACAAGAGACATTTCCTGTTTTAGGCACAACGCCGGGAGTTATCGGTTCGCTTCAGGCACTTGAAGCTGTCAAATATCTGACAGGAGTGGGAAAACTGCTAAAGGGAAAACTACTGGTGTGGGATGGAGGTGCTTGCGAGTTCAGGACATTTAAGACTCACAAAGACCATACCTGTGTTACTTGCGGCGGATATTAG